The Nostoc sp. 'Peltigera membranacea cyanobiont' N6 genome contains the following window.
ATCAATTTCAGCCACCCAATAAAGATAAATTCTTTGGTGCGAGAGTTTCTTCCTTTCCGATTTTTCAAATTATTTTCTCCTTTGCTGCTTTGGCACGATCGCTCTCCTAACTCCTACAGAATAAAGCATTACTCTCTAACGTCTGTAGCTTTTACTCTACAATGAAGTGAAAAATCTAGCAGCTTAAACAGGGGATTTATTTATGTCCCACCCTACGCTCAGTAGTAAGCTTTTGCCTATAATTAGTTTTTCGGCTTGCCATAACTCCTTGTCTTGATTTCAGTGCTTCTACCATGCCAGAACAGCTTTGATTGCGAGTAAAAATATATGAAATCTTATATTTTGAAAGCGGATGTATTTTAAAATTGGCGGGATGGTGGGAGCGATCGCTATTTTATTAAGTAATGGTAGTGCCATTGCTGCCCCAACACTTTCAGCGATCGCCCAAGATGGACAAAGATATATCACTGTGGGGCATGATAAATTAGGCAACAGCATAGCTCTAGACACAGAAACCATTAAGGGCACGACATACAAGCTTTACGGAATGTACGGAGAAGGTATCTTTGAGACTACCTTCGATGCATCATGTACAGAATCGCGGCTTTTTCTGAATCACATTGCGATTTACGGTTCAGAGGGACAGCTACTTCAAGAGGATAAGGAGAAAGGAGAAATACCTTTTGTCGCAAATTCTTCACCAGGTAAAGGAATGAAAATTGTTTGTCAAAAGATTGGGGCCCGTGGTTGGTAGTTGTGAATGGGGAATCGGGAAGAAGCAAGGGAGAGGAGTTTTCCCCTCTGCCTCTTTTTAATGCCCAATTCCTAGTAGAAAATACTAAGGACAAAACAGCGTGTCACGCGTATCTCGTCCTGTGATTGGATTAGTCCCTTTGGCAAGTTTGCACAATTTTTTTTGCTCATCGGGACGCAACAGCGTATCGGTAAAATCTGCCCCATCAATGATTGCACTATCAAATCTGGCGTTAGCGGCAAACGCACCTTCTAAAAGTGCATTTGTTAAATTTGCTCTCACTAAACGAGCCGAGTCTAAAGTGGCATTTCTTAAATCAGAACCCTCCAAATTCGCAGATTCCAAATTTGCTGCAAAAAAACTGACACCGTTCAAATTAGCGTGGCTGAAGTTACTCTGGCGAAGATTAGCTTTGGTAAAGCTGGAATCTGTTAAATCACGTCCTGAGAAATCAGCCTCAACCAAAATTTCCTTATTATATTCGAGTGCCAAAGCTGTTGGAGCAAAACCGAGCGTTGCGGTGATGCCAACTATTCCCCACAGGAATAAGCTGAGTATATTTGCCCAAAAGTGATAGTTTGTTTTACACTTCAATCCGAATTGTCTTCGGGATGAATCGAGTGTAGAACCCTCCGTGCGTAAGCGTAGCCCGCCGCAGGCATCGCTTAACCTAGAATTCATAGAATTCATGATATTTTTAGTCAATGGCTAACTTTCCTCCATCTCATTATCCAGATATTGGTCATTTAGGAGAAGACCTAGCAGCCCAATGGTTGCAATCTACTGGTTGGATAATTCTCCATCGTCGCTTTTCTAGCCGTTGGGGAGAAATCGATATTATTGCCCAATATGATGCAATAATCAGGGAAGCAGAGGAGCGGGGGAAGAATTTCTCACGGGCTGAATGCCCAGCTACCGTTAGCAGCACTCAGCACTCATTACTGGCATTTGTTGAAGTCAAAACCCGCAGTTCTGGGAGTTGGGATGCAGGGGGAAGAAGCGCTATCACCCCACAAAAGCAAGTAAAAATCTCGCAGACGGCTGGAATATTCTTAGCCCAGTACCCTGAGAAGGCAGATTATTATTGCCGATTTGATGTTGCTATTGTCTACTGTCAAAGGATATCAAAAAATCTGACTGGAGTTGCTGCAACTCAGGAAGCCCTAGCAACTTCATCAGCCGCCGGATACAAGTTTAAGCTGCAAGAATATATTCCCGCAGCTTTCGACTCTTTGATTGATAATGGTTAATTGGTAATGGATAAAATATCTTGATTACCAATAATTTTTTAGTGGCGTTACAACCAAATGTCATTACGCCAAAGTTTCAGGACAGTAGCCTAAGCCCCGGACAAACTGTTGTCGGAAAGCTTCGATTTCGTCTCTCTCTGGACTACCATGAGAGACGATCGCTACCTGATAGCGACGCATCACCTCTACAGGGCATTGTCCCGCTTCTAAACTCCAAAGTGCCATTTGCACCCTCATTGGTGGCTCGTAGCTAATTCCTAATTCATTTAGAAAAGCGCGAAAGTCGCCATCTTCTTGGGGCGAAACTTGACCTTTGAGTTTGATCCTAACCACCCAGCCATCAATTTGATGAATTACGGTGACGAACGAAACTGGTGTCTGGGGTCTAGCGTGCAGGTGTTGAACGACCCTCAGGGTTAGACTGGCATTCGCCAGATAATACAAGTATTCCATGTTTGTTGGTGCTTGGGATCAAAGCCAATCCTACATATCTATCTTCGTCAATCAGTGCCTGTTCCCGGTAGGGTAAAAGCCCCCGTTTTTAGATGGGGAGGTTTACCCAATTTTTATGTTAACTTTTCCGTGTTACTTAATAGTAACAATCTTATAGCCTGGCGACAAAATTGGGCAAAGATGCCTTAAAGTTCCAATATAAGAAAAAATTCAAACCTGCTTTTTTAAGAGAGTATAAATACTAAAATAAAGCAAAAACTAGTACAAGCCAATTTGAAAGATACCTCTAGCCCACAAAAAAAAGATTTTGAATTAGATTGCTCGGTAGCAGGCTATGACTACAAACTACCTCCAGAACTCATTGCCCAAAACCCAGCAGTTCCTAGAGATAGTTCCCGGTTACTGGTGGTTAATTCTCCCACTACAGGCACTGAAATAGAACCATCTCACCACATTTTCCATGATTTGCCTGCACTGCTTTGCTCTGGTGATTTGTTAGTTATGAACAATACAAGAGTTATTCCAGCGCGGCTTTATGGTCATAAATCTACTGGTGCGAAAATCCAGGTATTGCTGTTGGAAGAACGACAGTATAACTGTTGGTTAGCTTTAGTTAAGCCAGGAAAAAGCTTCAAACAGGGAACAAAGATTATTTTTGAAGCAAGGGGAGCAGGGATTAAGGGCGATGGGGATTTGGAAGATTCTTCCCTAGTCCCTAGTCCCCAGTCCCCAGTCCCCAGTCCCCAACTTACCGCTACGGTTTTAGAAACAGACGCAGCAACTGGCGGACGTTTATTGCAATTTGATGTGCCAGAGGGAAAGCCTTTAATGCAACTGTTAGACGTATTTGGTGAAGTACCGCTACCACCATACATCACTACCTCGTCGGCTGCTGATGAGCAGTATCAGACAGTTTATGCCAAACAGCCAGGAGCGATCGCCGCTCCAACGGCAGGATTACACTTTACCCCAGAATTATTACAAAAGTTGCGCGATCGCAAAATCAATCAAGCTTTTGTAACGCTACACGTTGGTGTCGGCACTTTTCGCCCTGTGGAGGTGGAAGACGTAACTACCCACCAGATGCATGAAGAATGGATTGAAGTCCCTGCAACCACAGTAGAGCAAATCCGAGCGACTAAAGCAGATGGCGGTCGGATTATTGCTGTGGGAACAACAGCAGTACGAGCTTTGGAAGGGGCGGCTCAATCTGGGAATTTACAACCATTTTGCGGTAAAACAGACTTGTTTATTTATCCAGGCTACCAATGGCGGGTGGTGGATGGTTTAATTACCAATTTTCACCTACCGCGTTCCAGTTTGCTGATGTTGGTAAGTGCGCTAATTGGCAGACAACGGTTATTGAATATATACAACGAAGCGATCGCTTCAGGGTATCGTTTCTATTCCTTTGGTGATGCTATGCTAATTTTGCCGGAAGCCATTACAGTCCTAAGTCAGGCGTGAGGGCAATAAGGTTCGCTGAAGTTTTAATCCATTTAATGCCATAATTTATGCTTTTTCTAAAAATGCTTCTGTGGTTTAAACTGCCATGAAAAGCAATAAACTTTGGTAAAGGAGGAAAATGAAATTACCGAAATCGGTATATTCTATTTCATGTTATTTTAGAGTTGCTGCTGTTTAGCAACTTTTACTTCTTTTAGAGAATTGTAATATTCAAAACGAGTGATTTTATGCGTGATTTCACAATTAAATTTGTTAAAACTCTGAGACAGGTAATCAATGCTCCAATGCTCATATTGTTTATCGTTAGTACAAAGAAAGAAGTGATTCTTGCAGATGTAAGACGATGGGCAAAAAATTTTGGGCTAATTGATAGTCCTGACTGGGTTAACATGCTCTATTTCCTTGATAAATATCCAGAATTTAGAACTCTTTACTATTACAGGATTAAAAAAGGTAACTTTATTGCATTAATACCAATGCATATTATAAAAATTTTTTACAAAGAAAGTCCCAGCCTATTTTTATATTGCGATAATATTGGTTCTGGGCTATTTATTCAACATGGGTTTAGTACTATAGTTTCAGCAGAAAGCATTGGTGAAAATTGCTGGATTAATCAACAGGTTACAATAGGATATAGCAGTAAAATGGAACGTCCTACAATAGGCAACAATGTAACGATAAATGCAGGAGCCAAGGTCATTGGTAAGGTAACTCTCAATGATAACGTCACAGTAGGAGCGAATGCAGTCGTAGTCAAAAGTGTTCCTAATAATTGTGTTGTTGTCGGTATTCCAGCTTATATAATCAGGAAAGATGGCGTGAAAGTAAAAGAGCAGTTGATTTAAACTTGTTTATTAGCAGATTATAAAACTTGTAGAATATTGCAATAATTAAAGGTATACAGAGCAACTTAACAAGGACAGGGGCACTTTTACAAAAGTCTGAAGCTCCCGGAATGAGGAATTATTAATTTTTTGATTTGTAATTTTTCATGCTGTGGTGGGTATTCTGACTTATAAAGATATGAGCATAAGTACATCCATGTCATTCCTGTCTAAAGAAAGTCAAACTCATCAATGGTTACACTGGTTATTTCACCAAAACTCCGTTCAGAAAAAGCCGTTGTTCACACTTCTGTTTGCTTTATCTGCGTTTTTGGTTTTAGCTGCACCGATAATTACTAATTTTCCAGGAAGTAAACTGCTCGCAGAAACCGCAATTTCTCAAGATCTTGAAGCAGCTAGCTTTTTCCAGCAGGGAGTCACGCGCTATAACCGCAAAGATTTACAGGGTGCGGAATATGCTTTTCGTCAAGCGTTGCTGCGAGATCCTAGCATTGGGGCAGCGCGGAATTATCTGGGTAATATATTCATGGAGCAAAATCGCCTGGATGTGGCTTTACAAGAATATACAGAAGCGATTAAAGTTAACCCAAATTCGAGCGAAGCTTATTACAACTTAGGGTTAGTTTTGCACCGACAAGGACAAAAAGAAGCAGCGATTATGGCTTATCGGCAGAGTCTTGTGATAGATCCTACAAGAGTAGCAGCGCTGTATAATCTGGGTTTGGTGCTGTATGAACAAGGACAGCTACCAGAAGCGATCGCAGCATACCAGCAAGCAATTAATTTAGATAGCAGCAATGCCAACGCCTATTTTAACTTAGCGATCGCTTTACAACAACAAGGTCAAACAGAGCTTGCGATCGCCACTTATCGCCAAGCCTTGCAGCTAGATCCTCAAAATGCCACAGCCTATAACAATATGGCAAATTTGCTAGCAATTCAAGGTCAAGCTTCTGAGGCTATTTCTGTTTATCGGCAAGCTATTCGCCTAAATCCTAAAAACGCCTCAGCTTACTATAATTTGGGGGTTACTTTATATAATCAAGGTGACATCAAGAAAGCTAATGGAGTATTGAAACGCGCCCATAACGAGTATCGCGAGCAAGGGAATATTGAGCAAGCTGAGAAAATAGAACAACTAATGCAGCAAATTGCTCAGAAAAGTGGGCAACAGCAACCTCAAGCCAGTCAAACAGCTACTCCCTCTCAGACTCCAGATCAAACAAGTAATGTAGTACAAACACCTGAGCCACAAACGCCAAATCAACCAGAAACTCCAGCTAACCCTAGCAATGTCCCTGTCTCAGTTGAAGCACAGCCTACTTCAACAAGTCCCGGACAATAAAAAACTCAGAGTTAGGAATAAAAGAAGAAGTCATCCGCCAGTCTTCAGAATTCAGCATAAATTCTGAAGACTGGTGCTTTTATTTTCCTTGATAGTTAATTACTGCTAACTCCTAACTTTCAATTGCTAATACAATTTCACGAAAATCTTAATATGTATAGATTTTCCGTAGGGGCAAACAGCTGTGCTATTCTACTTTTTTAAATCGGCAAACGATTGATATCTTTATTGCAGCCAATAACTACCATTGCTGAACCACGCTCTAAACGCTTGGTAGGGTCAGGATTAATTTGAAATTTACCATCCTGGCTCACTGCTAGCAAATTTAAACCATAGCGGTTACGAAGTTGAAGTTCAGTGATTGTTTTGCCGTGAAATTCATCAGGCACAATTAACTCTACAATACTGTTATCTGGATCTAAGTCAAACCGATCTAAGATTGCTGGTTTGGTAAGTGTACGTGCTAGGGCGCAACCCGCTTCATACTCAGGAAAAACAACATGATCTGCTCCTACTCGCCGCAACAGTTTGCGATGAACTTCACTAGAAGCTTTAGCAACTACATGGGGTACGCCAGCCTCCTTGACATTTAGGGTGGTTATAATACTTTCCTGAACGTAGTTGCCAATCGCTACAATTACAGTATCAAATTCAAAAATTCCAGCTTCTTTGAGTGCGGCTGGTTCTGTAGAATCTAGTTGCAAAGCATGACCAACTATTCCCTCAGTTAATGCTTCTGAAACTCGTTTTTCATCAATATCTGTTGCCAGGACTTGATAACCGAAATTATGCAGTGTAGAACAGACAGATCTACCAAAACGACCCAACCCAACTACAGCAAATTGCTGGTTATCTTTACGTAAACTGCGAAAAAAACTTAATGATGAAAGATTCACCGTTGCTATCCTTATTATTGCTCCCTGTATTTAGGGCAAAAAACGGTTATCCCGCTTGAATTAAAATTTTATTTTTTGCCTTCCAATGTATATTTTATCAGTGTAGTCATTAGTGAGTTGTCAAGAATTATTCTTCCCCCATTCTTGATTGCCTAACTATCCCACTAGGAGATTTTCTTCAGGATAATGAATTCTGGTAGGGCGTGGATCTCCTAGTATTGCGGACATCAGTAGTAAAACACCTACTCGTCCAATGTACATAGTCATAATTAAGATGAGCTTTGCTGTTGTAGTGATACTTCCTGTAATACCTGTAGAAAGTCCCACGGTAGCGAAGGCTGATACGACTTCAAACAAAATTTGAATAAAATCTAATGTTGGATCTGTGAGGCTGATTAAGATAGTAGCTAAAATTACGGTTGTTACCGAAGCTACCAATACACCGACAGCTTTCAAAATTAAAGATATTGCTATCTTGCGATCGTACAATAAGACTTCTTCTTTTCCCTGGAGAATCGTTTTAGTACAACTGGTTAAGACTCTGAGAGTGGTTGTTTTCATTCCTCCTCCTGTACCACCTGGACTTGCACCAATAAACATTAGTGCGATCGTAATAAATAGACCAGCAGTGGTCATTTTACCAATATCGATGGTGTTAAAACCAGCAGTTCTGGGAGTAACTGATTGAAACCAAGCTAGTAGTATTTGATCGCGTAAATTTAGATAACCAAATGTTTCTGGATTTCTGATCTCTATACAAAAAAAGGCAAATGTCCCTAGGATTAATAATATCAATGTTGTGCTAGTTGCAACTTTAAAATCTAAAGAAAACATTTGGTTTTGGATTTTTTTGAAAATGCGATCGCGCAACCAAAGGTACATTTCCAAAATTACCTGATAACCAATGCCCCCAAAGATAATTAACATTGTGATGGTAAAGACTACTAAGAAAGATGACTGATACCCAATTAAGTTATCTTTGAATAAACTAAAACCAGCATTATTCCAAGCATTGATACTATGAAAAATGGCTAACCAAAGTCCTTTACTCCATCCATACTCAGGAACAAAAGCTGGCAGAAGTAAGAATGTGCCTGTAATTTCAAAAATTAAAGTTGTGGCAATAATTGAACGGATAACTTGGGTACTACCACTCATTCCCGGTCGGTCTAAAGCTTGTTGAATAGCTATTTTTTGCCGCATATCAAACCTCCGACCAATGAGCAAAATCAGAAATGTTGTAGTTGTCATGTAGCCCAACCCGCCAATCTGAGCTAATAATGCGATAAAAAATTGGCCCCAAAATGAAAAATAAGTACCAGGATCAACTACTGATAAACCTGTGACACAAACTGCGGATGTAGAGGTGAATAGTGCTACAATTAGGTTATTCCATGCACCATTGCTAGTTGAAAAAGGCATCATCAACAGGATAGTACCTACAGCGATGACAGCCAGAAATCCTAAACAAATTGTCCGAGCAACAGTCATAATTAATTCTTAATTAGTAATTCGTAGTTAAAAAAGTTAGATTTAATCTGGGTTTATATCTCTTGTATATGTATATTTGTTGGAGAGTTGGTATAATTTTGAGTAGAGAAGGTTTATTAAGGTAAAACTGAGAAATTTTTCCAAGAATGATACATCATGGTTGACCTTCTCTACAAGCAAAAATACCCTTATTTAATTAAAAACATACATGGTAGCCTATCTGTATGTTTTTTTAAATTCGGCTTTGTCTTAACACTGCTTTTTTCATGAGTGCAACACTTTACCAGCAAATTCAGCAATTTTACGATGCTTCGTCTAGTCTGTGGGAACAGATATGGGGCGAACACATGCACCACGGCTATTACGGCGCTGATGGTACGCAGAAAAAAGACCGCCGTCAGGCTCAAATTGATTTAATCGAAGAATTGCTCAATTGGGCAGGGGTACAAGCAGCCGAAAATATCCTAGATGTGGGTTGTGGCATTGGCGGCAGTTCTTTATACCTCGCACAAAAGTTTAATGCTAAGGCTACAGGGATTACATTGAGTCCTGTGCAAGCCACCAGAGCCACGGAACGCGCGTTGGAGGCTAATTTAAGTCTGAGAACACAGTTCCAAGTCGCAAACGCTCAAGCAATGCCCTTTGCTGATGATTCTTTTGACTTAGTTTGGTCGCTGGAAAGTGGCGAACACATGCCAGATAAGAAGAAGTTTCTTCAGGAGTGCTATCGAGTATTGAAGCCTGGTGGCAAGTTAATTATGGTGACTTGGTGTCATCGACCAATTGATCGATCGCCACTAACGGCGGATGAAGAAAAAGACTTGCAGGATATTTATCGGGTGTATTGTTTGCCTTATGTGATTTCTTTGCCAGAGTATGAAGCGATCGCACATCAACTACCATTACATAATATTCGCACTGCTGATTGGTCAACTGCTGTCGCCCCCTTTTGGAATGTGGTGATTGATTCGGCATTCACTCCCCAAGCGCTTTGGGGCTTACTAAATGCTGGTTGGACTACCATCCAAGGGGCATTATCACTGGGATTAATGCGTCGCGGTTATCAGCGTGGGTTAATTCGGTTTGGCTTATTGTGCGGCAATAAGTAGAATTCCACTTCAGGAAAAAGATGTAATCTAGGAGCATTGAAGTAGATGTTCTTAGATTGCATCATCGACTTTATAGGGGATTTGGAGCGATCGCAGCAAGTACCATCGGAGAGTTTAGCGATCGCAAAGTTTATAAAATTAAGTTTTTTCTTGTTAAATTTCAGCAAATGCCACTCGAACTGCAAAACCTCACAGGCGGTTACACTACAGTCCCGATTATTCAAGACATTAATCTCACACTGCAAACAGGAGAATGGTTAAGTTTAGTTGGTGCTAATGGTTCAGGTAAATCTACTTTACTCAAATTGCTGAGTCGTATTCTCTCCCCACAGCAGGGAACAGTGCTACTTGATGGCAAAGCAATTCACTCTCAACCCCCAAATCTAGTTGCACAAAAACTAGCATTCTTACCGCAACAACAAACGGTTCCCGTCGGCTTAACAGTACGACAATTAGTAAGTTTAGGACGCACGCCACATCAATCTTGGTGGCAGTGGGAATTAAACTCCCAAGATTGGGTTAAAGTGGAGGCTGCAATTAAAAAGACGCAACTAGAAAAATTGAGCGATCGCTTAGTTGAAGAACTTTCAGGTGGGGAAAGACAGCGTGCTTTTTTAGCTTTAGCACTAGCGCAAGAACCAAAAGTTTTACTATTAGATGAACCTACAACTTTCTTAGATATAAACTATCAATTACAACTATTAGAACTACTGAAAAATCTGAATCAACAGCAGGAATTAACTATTGTTACCGTTCTACACGAACTGAATCTAGCGGCACGATATAGTTCTCGCATTGCTTTATTAAAACAAGGTCATCTTTGGGAAGTTGGTAAACCTGAAGAAGTTCTGACACCAAGTGCGATCGCCCAAGTCTTTGGTGTGGAATCCGTGATTATTCAAACACCTGTTGGTTTACAAGTTTGTGCTATTTCTGCTGTGTCAGCATAACTCAATAACTTTTATGACTAGAGTTTGACACCTTTTTACTGCTTCTATGCAAGTCAGCCAAATTTACCCACTCCAGCCTGATGTAGTGCTGATGGATGTTGGAATGCTGCATCACAGATAGAATTGTAGCTACACAAGAAATTAAGAAGGTTCTAGATAGCACAACTCTTTACTTAGTTCGTGAGTCAGGCAAATCATGCAACTACATCGATTCGACAACATTCAGGAATTCTGGCACTGCACTCAGGCTTACTTACTCCAGCATCAGGTAGAAAATAATGTTTTGCTCAGTGTTTCGCATACCTTGTTACATAACCCAGAACGTTATGTGGGTAAGCCTTATTTAGCAATTGTCCAAACAAGTGGCGAGATTCTGGCTGTTGCCATCCGCACCCCACCCCAAAAATTGATCCTATCCAAAGCCCAGAATATGGATGCTTTGCGGTTGATTGCTCAAGATTTGCATCAAGAGCAACTGCCAGGAAGCATGGGACTGGCTCAAGAGGTAGAAATATTCTCGCAGACTTGGCAAACGCTGACAGGACAATTCTATCAACAGTCGGTGTTAATGAAAATTTACCAATTAACGGCAGTGCAAAGAGTCTCAAAGGCCAGAGGATATCTTAGACTGGCAACTGAAGGCGATCGCTCTCTTTTGATCGAGTGGCTTTCTGCATTTTTTTCTGAGATAGATGAGGCGGTGAGCCAAGATGTCCAACACCAAGTAGATAATCGCTTGAAACAGCAGAATACTTATTTTTGGGTTGATAGCACTCCAGTTTCAGTTGCGTCTTGTAAACAAGTGTTACCTACAATTGGTCGGATCAATTTAGCTTATACACCACCAGAGTATCGTCGCAAAGGATATGCCACTGCCTGTGTCGCAGCGTTAAGCCAAAAACTGCTAGACCAGGGATGCCGCGATTGTTTCCTCATAGCAGATTTAGCCAATCCCACAGCCAATCATATTTATCAAGCGATTGGGTATCGCCCCATTTGCGATTGGCACGAATACTCATTCACCTCGAATGAGTAAGCATAGTAAAGCGATTGCTCCAATTAAATTACTTTCTATAGCAGCTTATGTAAACTGCGATCGCACCTCCATCCCCTAAAACACCGATTCATTAATGGGGAAACTAGACCAAAATTTTTCGTTATTAAAATTTCCTAAAAAAAACTATTAATGCTTACTAAGCAGTATTAACATTTTAATGCTTCTACTATTTGAGCAAAAGCAACTTCTATATATGTATACAATTCTTGCTCATCTAATACGCCTTTAAATGCTTCATACCTTTCTGGAGTAACGACTATTCTAACTGGTTGCCCCAATCCTCTTATTTTTTGAGGATAAACATCAAGATCATCACCCCATTGATAATCTAAGCTTCTAAAGTCAACAACTAATCCACTGATTTGATGTGGGAAATTTAGCTCACAAAACTCATTAATCCTCCATTTAATAAAAAGTCCATCATCACTGCCAGCCGAGCCATATAAGTACTTACCACTAAATACAATTAAACCTGCTAATTTTTTTGTTTTGGGTATTTCCCATATATAATAATTACACTCTAATTTACTTATATTAAGAGTAACCTCTGTTAACTTTGGAGAGTATTTATTGGGCTTTGATAGTGACATATCATATCTTGACTAAAGTTGTTTATATTTACACGTACAAATGCTATAGGACTCCTATTTGATTTTTGAAAAAACTCCGTACATCTGAAGAGTGGGGAAATCAAAGGTAGTGTGTCGAATAAACCACTCAAACATCCACTTCAAATGCGAGAATTTTGGGATCAAGGCACAGAAACGTCGAACCCATGTTTTAGCTTGCAACCAAATATCCTCGATAGGGTTTTGTTCTGGACAATTAGGAGCAAAGCGAACGCAGTGTATTTTCCATTGCTCGGCTGGTAGACCAAGATTTACCTCATCTAAGAAGCCTCGAACTTCGTTGGAACGGTGATAACTAGCGCCATCCCACAAAATTAGCAATCGCTGGTTGGGGGAGTGAGCTAGCAAATACTGTAGGTAATCAATAGTATTTTTAGAATTTCCGCTATCGTAGGCTTTTAGTAGCAATTCTCGTTCGAGATAGTCAACTGCTCCATAGTATGTCTGTTTATCTCGTTCGTTCACAA
Protein-coding sequences here:
- a CDS encoding TrkH family potassium uptake protein, with product MTVARTICLGFLAVIAVGTILLMMPFSTSNGAWNNLIVALFTSTSAVCVTGLSVVDPGTYFSFWGQFFIALLAQIGGLGYMTTTTFLILLIGRRFDMRQKIAIQQALDRPGMSGSTQVIRSIIATTLIFEITGTFLLLPAFVPEYGWSKGLWLAIFHSINAWNNAGFSLFKDNLIGYQSSFLVVFTITMLIIFGGIGYQVILEMYLWLRDRIFKKIQNQMFSLDFKVATSTTLILLILGTFAFFCIEIRNPETFGYLNLRDQILLAWFQSVTPRTAGFNTIDIGKMTTAGLFITIALMFIGASPGGTGGGMKTTTLRVLTSCTKTILQGKEEVLLYDRKIAISLILKAVGVLVASVTTVILATILISLTDPTLDFIQILFEVVSAFATVGLSTGITGSITTTAKLILIMTMYIGRVGVLLLMSAILGDPRPTRIHYPEENLLVG
- a CDS encoding serine O-acetyltransferase yields the protein MRDFTIKFVKTLRQVINAPMLILFIVSTKKEVILADVRRWAKNFGLIDSPDWVNMLYFLDKYPEFRTLYYYRIKKGNFIALIPMHIIKIFYKESPSLFLYCDNIGSGLFIQHGFSTIVSAESIGENCWINQQVTIGYSSKMERPTIGNNVTINAGAKVIGKVTLNDNVTVGANAVVVKSVPNNCVVVGIPAYIIRKDGVKVKEQLI
- a CDS encoding YraN family protein; amino-acid sequence: MANFPPSHYPDIGHLGEDLAAQWLQSTGWIILHRRFSSRWGEIDIIAQYDAIIREAEERGKNFSRAECPATVSSTQHSLLAFVEVKTRSSGSWDAGGRSAITPQKQVKISQTAGIFLAQYPEKADYYCRFDVAIVYCQRISKNLTGVAATQEALATSSAAGYKFKLQEYIPAAFDSLIDNG
- a CDS encoding methyltransferase domain-containing protein, which encodes MSATLYQQIQQFYDASSSLWEQIWGEHMHHGYYGADGTQKKDRRQAQIDLIEELLNWAGVQAAENILDVGCGIGGSSLYLAQKFNAKATGITLSPVQATRATERALEANLSLRTQFQVANAQAMPFADDSFDLVWSLESGEHMPDKKKFLQECYRVLKPGGKLIMVTWCHRPIDRSPLTADEEKDLQDIYRVYCLPYVISLPEYEAIAHQLPLHNIRTADWSTAVAPFWNVVIDSAFTPQALWGLLNAGWTTIQGALSLGLMRRGYQRGLIRFGLLCGNK
- a CDS encoding pentapeptide repeat-containing protein — its product is MNSRLSDACGGLRLRTEGSTLDSSRRQFGLKCKTNYHFWANILSLFLWGIVGITATLGFAPTALALEYNKEILVEADFSGRDLTDSSFTKANLRQSNFSHANLNGVSFFAANLESANLEGSDLRNATLDSARLVRANLTNALLEGAFAANARFDSAIIDGADFTDTLLRPDEQKKLCKLAKGTNPITGRDTRDTLFCP
- a CDS encoding ABC transporter ATP-binding protein — protein: MPLELQNLTGGYTTVPIIQDINLTLQTGEWLSLVGANGSGKSTLLKLLSRILSPQQGTVLLDGKAIHSQPPNLVAQKLAFLPQQQTVPVGLTVRQLVSLGRTPHQSWWQWELNSQDWVKVEAAIKKTQLEKLSDRLVEELSGGERQRAFLALALAQEPKVLLLDEPTTFLDINYQLQLLELLKNLNQQQELTIVTVLHELNLAARYSSRIALLKQGHLWEVGKPEEVLTPSAIAQVFGVESVIIQTPVGLQVCAISAVSA
- a CDS encoding potassium channel family protein, with the protein product MNLSSLSFFRSLRKDNQQFAVVGLGRFGRSVCSTLHNFGYQVLATDIDEKRVSEALTEGIVGHALQLDSTEPAALKEAGIFEFDTVIVAIGNYVQESIITTLNVKEAGVPHVVAKASSEVHRKLLRRVGADHVVFPEYEAGCALARTLTKPAILDRFDLDPDNSIVELIVPDEFHGKTITELQLRNRYGLNLLAVSQDGKFQINPDPTKRLERGSAMVVIGCNKDINRLPI
- the queA gene encoding tRNA preQ1(34) S-adenosylmethionine ribosyltransferase-isomerase QueA, translated to MKDTSSPQKKDFELDCSVAGYDYKLPPELIAQNPAVPRDSSRLLVVNSPTTGTEIEPSHHIFHDLPALLCSGDLLVMNNTRVIPARLYGHKSTGAKIQVLLLEERQYNCWLALVKPGKSFKQGTKIIFEARGAGIKGDGDLEDSSLVPSPQSPVPSPQLTATVLETDAATGGRLLQFDVPEGKPLMQLLDVFGEVPLPPYITTSSAADEQYQTVYAKQPGAIAAPTAGLHFTPELLQKLRDRKINQAFVTLHVGVGTFRPVEVEDVTTHQMHEEWIEVPATTVEQIRATKADGGRIIAVGTTAVRALEGAAQSGNLQPFCGKTDLFIYPGYQWRVVDGLITNFHLPRSSLLMLVSALIGRQRLLNIYNEAIASGYRFYSFGDAMLILPEAITVLSQA
- a CDS encoding tetratricopeptide repeat protein: MSKESQTHQWLHWLFHQNSVQKKPLFTLLFALSAFLVLAAPIITNFPGSKLLAETAISQDLEAASFFQQGVTRYNRKDLQGAEYAFRQALLRDPSIGAARNYLGNIFMEQNRLDVALQEYTEAIKVNPNSSEAYYNLGLVLHRQGQKEAAIMAYRQSLVIDPTRVAALYNLGLVLYEQGQLPEAIAAYQQAINLDSSNANAYFNLAIALQQQGQTELAIATYRQALQLDPQNATAYNNMANLLAIQGQASEAISVYRQAIRLNPKNASAYYNLGVTLYNQGDIKKANGVLKRAHNEYREQGNIEQAEKIEQLMQQIAQKSGQQQPQASQTATPSQTPDQTSNVVQTPEPQTPNQPETPANPSNVPVSVEAQPTSTSPGQ